The Pseudomonas fluorescens genome segment CGCCGCCATCGAAGCAGCACGTGCCGGTGAACAGGGTCGCGGGTTTGCCGTGGTGGCCGACGAGGTGCGCAACCTGGCGCAGAAGACCCAGAAAGCCACCGAAGAAATCCAGAGCATGATCCAGCAACTGCAGCAGGGCACCCGGGATGTGGTGCGGGTCATGGAAGACAGCCAGAACCGCACCGACGAAAGCGTGCAGCACGCGGCCAAGGCCGCCGAAGCGCTGGAGACCATCACCCAGGCGGTGTCGGTGATCAACGACATGAACACCCAGATCGCCAGCGCCGCCGAAGAACAGAGCGCAGTGGCCGACGACATCAACCGCAACGTGATCAATATCGGTCAGGTGGCGAACGAGGTGGCCGGTGGTGCGGATGAATCGAGTTCGGCCAGTGCGGACCTGACCAAACTGGCGGAGCAGCAGCGGCGGTTGATCAATCAGTTCAAGGTTTAAGAGCCACCCCCTCACCCCAGCCCTCTCCCGGAGGGAGAGGGAGCCGACCGAGCTGTCTTCCGTCATACATCGACCTGGTAAATAGTGTCGATTATGGATTCAGCAAAAAACTTTCAAGTCGGTGTATTTCTGCAATATATCTCGGTCAGTCCCCTCTCCCTCCGGGAGTGTATGTACCGGAGACATGGTGAACACATGTTCGGAGACATGGTGGACGGTTTTTAGATCCTCTTACCTGCCGTAACAATCTGCAAGTTCAAGTCGATTCGGGCGATACGATGTCTACTCCAGTAGACATCGTGGATGCCATCCTCCGCTGTTTCCCTGATCGCTATCGACAGCCCGTGAAATGCTTTTCCGATTGAGTATTCACGGTTCCTCCAGTAAATCTCGCCCTTCACCTGGACCTTTCTGACCACATCTCCGTCGGCGTATTCCGGCGCCATTTGCTGCTCCTGATACTCCCGAGGGCTGCTGCCGTAGCGAGTCGCCGGCACCTGCATATCCAGCGCTTGATGAGGACGTTTCTGGTTGTAGACATCACGCCAGATATCAAATGCCTGTTGTGCGCTGTTGAGGTCCGTGAAGTGCCGACCTTGCAGCACTTCACTCTTCAGGCTGCGGTGGAAACGCTCCAGTTTTCCCTGGGTCTGCGGATGATAAGGCCGGGAGTGACCTACCTTGATGCCCTGACCCATCAGCCAGACTTCCAGCGCGGTATAAACCCCAGTCTGGTCACCCCAGGGCGAACCGTTGTCCATCGTTATACGCAAAGGCAAGCCGTAACGCCGAAAGACCCGGATTAGATGCTCCTGGACGGTGTCGCGCTGCTCATTGGCGCACGCGGCGATACACATCGAAAACCGCGAATGATCGTCCAGTATCGTCAATGGATGGCAACGCCCCTGACTCAGGCTGAAATGGCCCTTGAAGTCCATCTGCCAGAGATCGTTGGGCGCTTCATGCTCGAACCGGATAAACGGTTTGATCTCAGCAGCCTTTGGATCAACGCGTGAATGACGCTGTAAAACTGCATGCACAGTACTGACGGAAGGCATCGCTAAACCTTTGTCTTCCAGCACGCGTTTGAGCTTGCGAGCGCCCCAAGCCGCGTACTCCTGACTCACGGTCAGAATCTGCTTCTCCACCTCGTCAGCACAACGTTTGGGGGACGTCTTCGGTCGTCGTGACTGATTGTTCAGCCCCTCGGCCCCTGATTTTTCAAACCTGCTGAGCCATTTGTAGGCAGTGCTTGGGCTGATGTTGAATCGACGGCAAAGCTGCCGAACATTGGCCCCTTCTTGCCGAGCCAAAAGCACGAATTCTGTACGTAGCTGCACGGTAGACACCTCTTCCCAAGACACAGGCCATCTCCTTCGCGATGAGCAATGTGTCTATTTAAAAGTGTCCACCATGTCTCCGAACACCTGTCCACCATGTCTCCGGTACATACAGGGAGAGGGTTAGGGTGAGGGGGGCTCTTGATCTGCTGCTAGGCCGGAGTCAGACACTCCGGCCCGTTGAGCTTCGGATCATTGACCAGGTTCGCCAGCACCCGCTCACGCAAGGCGGCGGGTTCGCTGGCGAGCAGGCCTTGCAGGACGTGCAGCGGCGTTTCCGGATCGAGCCATGCCGCCTGACCCGCCTCATCGAGAATCAACGGCCGGCGCTGACTGGCCGCCGACTGAGTGATCACCGCCGTGCTCAGCCACACCTGTTCCTGCACCGGATACGCCTCCCAGATCGCCGCAAAAAACAGCGAAGAACCTTCCCCCGGCGTCAGCCAGTACGGGTGCTTGCGCACATTTCCGCGCCATTCGTAAAACCCGTTGGCCGGCAGCAGGCAACGGCGCAGGCGCAGGGCTTCGCGGAACATTGGCTGTTCGGCAACGGTTTCAGCACGGGCATGGGCCGGGGTACGCGACAGATCAGTCAGCCACGGCGGCGTCAGGCCCCAGCGGGCACGGGCCAGGGTGCGCTGGCCATCAGATTCGGCGCGCAGCATCAACACCGAATCGTTGGGGGAAATGTTCCACTGCGCCTGCTGATCAGCGGGAAAACCTGGCAGCGCCGCGAAGTCGCGGTTCCAGCGAAACAGGGCATAACGTCCACACATGGGGCAGCACGACTCAAGAAAAAAACGAACGTCAGCCTAACAGACCAGCGTACCGGGGAAGCTCTCCGGTTCATCGCCGGGCAGCGGCAGCGCGGCATTGTACGCGCTGATCAGCTCGCGGGCGTATTCGGCCTGATCGTTCTCGACCGAAAGCCCCAGCAGGCCGAAGATCGGCAACTCGCCCGTGCCGCCGAGCAGATCACGCCCCACCAGATGCGCCTCGATGCCTTCGCTGGCGAGCATGCCCTTGAGCATTTCGCCTTCCATCAGGTTTTCCGGCTCGTAGATTCGCTGCATGGGCGCACCTCACTCGTTTTCGCTGAAGACTTCCAGAAACCAATCCTCTCCATGGACCTGCAGTACGAACGTAATGGGTCGGCAACACACCTGACAGTCTTCGATATAGGTCTGATCGCCCGCCGACAGATCCACGGTCGTCTCGACTTCCTCCCCACAGTACGGACATTCATACAGTGCGCTTTCCAGCATCGCGGTCTCCCGGGTGACTTGTGCGTATAATCGCCGGTCTATTTGCAGGGCTATTTTTGTCTGGCTACTTTTTCAGACCGTGCCCCGTTGGTTTTCGATCCAAACCTTTACTTACCCTAGCCGTTTCCAACAAGAGAGCATGATGGGCGAATTCGATGCCATCCGACCTTACGACGACAGCGAAGTACCTGCGGTACTGGCAAGACTGCTCGGCGACAAGGCGTTTCTAGATATCCTCACCCACTTCCGCTTCCCGCGTTTCGCCGGTGCCTTCGGCTGGATGCTCAAACCACTTATAGCCCATCGGCTGCGTCGTGAGTTCGCCGACGTGACCTCCGTGGCCACTTTGCAGGACAAGGTCGAGTTCTACGTCGACCACACCATCGAGCGCGCCACCGATGGCGTGACCTACACCGGTGTCGAGCAATTCAAGTCCGGCAGCGCCTATCTGTTCATCGCCAACCACCGCGACATCGTGATGGACCCGGCCTTCGTCAACTACGCCGTGTACCACGCCGGCCTGCCGACCCCGCGCATTGCGATTGGCGACAACCTGCTGCAAAAGCCGTTCGTCAGCGACCTGATGCGTTTGAACAAGAGCTTCATCGTGCACCGTTCGATCACCGGGCGCCGCGAGAAAATGGCCGCCTATCAACTGCTGTCGGCCTACATCAACCACTCGATCCGCAACGATTGCGCCTCGATCTGGATCGCCCAGGCCGAAGGCCGGGCCAAGGACGGCGACGACCGTACCGAATCGGCGATTCTCAAGATGTTCCACATGAGCCGCAAGGACGAGCCGTTCGGCGAGGTCATCCAGTCGCTGAACCTGACGCCGGTGTCGATCAGCTACGAATACGACCCGTGCGACCAGGCCAAGGCCCGCGAGCTGTACATCCGCGCCACCACTGGCACCTACAGCAAGGCGCCGGGCGAGGATGACGTGAGCATCGCCAAGGGCATCACCGGCTACAAGGGCCGGGTGCACGTGAACTTCGCCGCGCCGATCACCGAGCTGTTCGAGGACACCAAGCAATTGGCGGTCGAGATGGACAAGCAGATTCTCGGCGGCTACCGGTTGTTCCCGGTGCATTACCTGGCGTACGCGCAGTGGGCCGATGCCGATCCGCAATTGAACGTGCCAAAGGCTGCCGACGTGTTCGGCGCCGAGGAACTGGCCAAGGCCCAGAAGGAATGGCAAAGCCGTCTGGACGCCTGCCCAGAGGAGCACCGCCCGTATCTGGTGCTGCAATATGCGACGCCGGTGCGCAATCAGTACCGGGTCAAGGCTGGTTTGCCGCTGTAAGCGGTTTCGGCCGGATACAAGAACGGCGCCTTCGGGCGCCGTTCTTCGTTCAGTAGCGGGTGCTGATCCAGGAAATCAGCAACGCCAGCCCCAGACAGGCAAAACCGAAACGATAGAAAAACCGGTTCATGCGCAGGGTTGCCCAGTCCAGCACCGGCTCTTGATCGGGCTGACTCTGACGCTGGGCCGCGATGCTGGCCATCGCCCGCTGTTCACGCCGACGGGTCGCGTGTAGCAGCCAACTGCCCGGGAAGGCCAGCAGCAGGGCCAGCAGGTTGATCAGTTTGGCGGGATGGGCGGTAAACAGCGTCATCAAGTGCAGCGACATCACAGACCTCAATCTAGACCGGTATGGCGAACGCCAGACCGACGACCGCGGCGCGGATTCTACCGAAACCCTCCCCGACTGCCCTACCCTTTGCGACAAATAACGCATCAATCGACCGATGGCTGTCCTGTGTCACGGCATCGTCATTTTTTTCGGCCACCCTGCGCGCCTCGAAACGTAAACGGAATGCGACATGCTTCACGCTGAAAACCAGGATCGCCTGTATCTCATCTCCCCGTCCGACGAACAACAGACCCTCGTCGGCAGCCTGGCCTTCAATGTTCAGGACCGTCACTGGCTGGTGTACTGCGCCCTCGGCGGGCACCAGCATGCGGACTTGCCCGAGACCGACCTGCTGACCGGCGTCAGCGTCCTCGACTTCTATTCGCAAGCTGCCTGAACGAAAAAGCCCGGAACCATCACTGGCCCCGGGCTTTTTCACATCAGGCGACTGCCTTATTCAGCGAGGATCTGACCCACGGTCGGATCCTTGAACAGACGGGTCAGCGCATCGCTCAGCACATCGCTGACCAGTTTGGTGTTGGTTTCCTGGTTCGGTGCCATGCCGAAACGCTGGTCCAGCGAGGCACCGTAACGACCGCTGTAACGACGGTTGGCGTTCTGCACGTCGGAGCGGAAGGTCGCGCCGATGGTGGCCTCGGTCACGTACATGCCTTCTTTCGGCGACTGGTATTTCAGTTCAGTCAGGGTCACGGTCAGTTGCGGTGCATTCATCGCGCCATTGGACGGGGTGAAGCCCAGCAGGCGCACGGCCGCTTCGGCCTGGGCCTGCAACTTCGGCAGGATCTGCTCGCGCTGCACGGTGATGGCGCTGGTTTCCGGGTACAGGCCGCCACGGGTGCCGAGGGTTGGCGACGGACGACCGTCCACTACGCGGACCACGACAGGCTGGCCATGGCCGACCGGTGCCAGCTGAGTGGTCAGCTTCGGTTCCGGGCTCAGTTGTTGCGGGCTGTGGGCGCAGCCAACCAGGGTCAAACTGGTCACAGTGATCAAACCGAACAACAGGCGTTGCAACATGCTCTTCTCTCCAGAATCAGGCACAGACAGGCCCGCAGTATAGCGGTGGGCCACTGCGGGTCACCAGCACTGAAATCTCTGACAAACCCCGGTGCACGCGGTTCCTGTCACAGATTATTCACCGCCCATACACGTTCGCGTCACGGCCTTCTGACAATCTTCCTCACAGACCCCAAAAGGAGCACTGCCATGCGCTATCTGATCTCGTTGTTCGCACCACGTCCGCTGCACCGCAGCTTCGCCCTGCTTGACCGCAACGGCCATTGCCAGGCTTTCAAGCAATGCAGCCTGCAGCCAATGGGTGACGGCTGGGTCGAAATCGAGGAAATCCGTCTCAACTGGTTGCACCAACCCCTGCCGGCCAGCGCCCGGGTCGAACAGCAGCGCCCTCGCGCACGCGCTCAGGCGATGTTGAGCATCTGACCGGATGCCTAATAAAAGTCATTAAACTCGACCAACTCCCCGCATTTCTTCGATACAATCTCCCCCCGATTATAAGGACGTCTCCTGATCGGGCCCCGCAACAGCGTCAATGCGCTTGCATTGGCATCCAAATCGCCCACAGAGAGCCGCCCACACAGATCGAGTGAAGCTGGCGTGCTTGCTGTTTCCCTGGCAAATCCCCGCTTTTCGCGAATCTGCAGAGCTGTCATGACGCTCGGTCACTGAGTTGTTTGCCCGTTTTGCCTGCCATGTATCGCGTGGCGGCAAACCCTCCGGGCACGGTGCCAGGCCCGGACAGCCCTTTTTGAGGTTCACGTCTTCAAAAGAGCGTGAAAAAAACGGGTTTTCACAACTTCACAAGAGTGTGGCGAGCAAATGAATAGTTTTGCGTCTGAACATGCACCATTAGCGTCTGAAACAGCCCAACGACACAGGAACGGGTACGCCTCGAATACCGGAGCCTGAAGCCTGTCCGCTACGGATTTGGTTGCACAAACGGATGTCTCGACCATAAGTCGAATTGCCAGCCCCGCGCCGAAATGAGTTCATGTGACTCTAGAAGCCAGGCCGCACGCATCCGTCGAAGTTGCGAAAAATTGCGAAGATTCGGACATGGCAAACCTGGCCATGGGTACCTGGGGCGCCACTGACCTGCCCCGGACACCTGGCAGCCATGCCGACAATTTGGTGCTGCAGATTTTGGAGACGCGTTAAATGGCGCATAACGAAGCAGTCGACGTAGTTCTGGTTGGGGCCGGCATCATGAGTGCCACCCTTGCAGTGCTGCTCAAGGAACTCGACCCGGCGATCAAGCTGGAAGTCGTCGAACTGATGGATTCCGGTGCCGCGGAAAGTTCCAACCCGTGGAACAACGCCGGTACCGGCCACGCCGGCCTCTGCGAGCTGAACTACACGCCGCAGGCTGCCGACGGCACTGTCGACATCAAGAAAGCCGTGCACATCAACACCCAGTTCGAGGTGTCGAAGCAGTTCTGGTCGTACCTGACCAAAAAAGGCACGTTCGGCTCGTGCAAATCCTTCATCAGCCCGGTGCCGCACCTGAGCTACGTCGAAGGCGAAAAAGGCGTTTCGTTCCTCAAGGAACGCTTCAACGTGCTGCACAAGCACCACGCCTTCGCCGACATGGAATACACCGAAGACAAGGCGAAGATGGCCGAGTGGATGCCGCTGATGATGCCGGGCCGTCCGAAAGACCAGGTGCTCGCCGCCACCCGCGTGATCAACGGCACCGACGTCAACTTCGGCGCCCTGACCAATCAGTTGCTCAAGCACCTGACCAGCGCCCCGGATGCCCAGGTCAAGTACTGCAAGCGTGTGACCGGCCTCAAGCGTAACGCCAACGGCTGGACTGTCAGTATCAAGGACGTCAACAGCGGCAGCAGCCGTGAAGTCGACGCCAAATTCGTATTCCTCGGCGCCGGTGGCGCGGCCCTGCCGCTGCTGCAAGCCTCGGGCATCGAAGAAAGCAAAGGCTTCGGCGGCTTCCCGATCAGCGGCCAGTGGCTGCGTTGCGACAACCCGGAAGTGGTCAAGCATCACCAGGCCAAGGTTTACAGCCAGGCCGCCGTGGGTTCGCCACCGATGTCCGTGCCGCATCTGGACACCCGCGTGGTCGACGGCAAGAAATCCCTGCTGTTCGGGCCATACGCCGGTTTCACCACCAAGTTCCTCAAGCACGGCTCCTTCATGGACCTGCCGATGTCGGTTCGCGCCGGCAACATCGGCCCGATGCTGGCCGTGGCCAAGAACAACATGGACCTGACCAAGTACCTGGTCAGTGAAGTGATGCAGTCGATGGAGCAGCGTCTGGAATCCCTGCGCCGTTTCTACCCGCTGGCGAAAGCCGAAGACTGGCGCCTGGAAGTGGCCGGCCAACGGGTGCAGATCATCAAGAAAGACCCGAAGAAAGGCGGCATCCTGCAGTTCGGTACCGAACTGGTGGCGGCGAAGGACGGCTCCCTCGCCGCCCTGCTCGGCGCCTCGCCAGGTGCTTCGGTGACCGTTTCGATCATGCTGGAACTGATCGAGAAATGCTTCCCGGCCAAGGCCAAGGGTGAGTGGGCTGCCAAACTGGCGGAAATCTTCCCGGCCCGTGAAAAAGTCCTGGAAACCGACGCTGCGCTGTATCGCAAGATCAACACGCAGAACAACGTCGCGCTGGAACTGGTCGAAGCCAGTAACGAGACCGAAAGCTACGCCTGATTCGGCTCCATGAAAAACGCCCCGCACTCGATGAGTGCGGGGCGTTTTTTTATGCCTCGGAAAACTGCGCAGGTATCAGCCGCGCGCTTTCTCGATCAGCTCGATGTATTCCTGTGCGTTGCGTTGATCGCGGATCTGGTCGACGAAAGTCTTGCCGTGCTCGTCCTTGCCGTCCACGTCATAACCGGCTGCAACGAAGAACGTCAGGAAACGCTCGAAATCGTCGATGCGCAGGCCGCGGTAGGCCTTGACCAGTTTGTGCAGCGACGGCGAAGTGGCGTCGACGGGCTCAAAATCGAGAAACAGCTTGATCTGCTCATCGCCGATCTCGTCACCAATCACTTGTTTCTTATCTTTACGCATTGCCGACTCCAGCTCGCAGACATTTCACGGGGCGGGCAGTTTACCCCTGCCCGGGCACGGGGCTCAACGCGCACGCGTGCTGCCGGTGTGCAGATCGGCCCAGATGTGGCCGTTGGCGTAGCTGAGGAATTGCACGTACACGGTGTCATTGCGCAGCAGATCGATGATTACCCGGTATTGGGCCAGCGGATAGAACAGGGTCAGGGTCTTGCGCTGGTCGTCGTATACCGGTTTTTTCAGGCTTTTGCTTTCGCCATCGAAGCTGACCAGCACCTGATTGATCGTCGCGCCCTTGTTCAGAGGCTTGCCCTTGAGGCGGATCATCAATGGCGAGGTGACCGGAATCGGCTGCTGATTGGACTGACGCTGGGCACCGACCACCACCGAATAGTCGAGGACCTGCAACAGTTGTTGCTGCTGGGGTTCGGCATCGCGCAGGCTCAGGTCGTCGGGTGGCAGGAACTGACTGTGCATCGGCGCGGCGACCAGGGGCAGGCTGAGGGTCAGCAACAGGGCGGCGCAGCTGCGGATCAAGAGGCTCATGACAGGCTCCGGGGGGCGGGGCCAAGCACTTTAGCAGTCTTTAAAGCAAAAGATCGCAGCCTGGGGCTGCGATCTTTCAGGGGTGCTTACATGCCTTTGACGGCGAAGATCCCGTTGGCGTTGCGCCAGTAGCCTTTGTAGTCCATGCCGTAACCGAAGATGTAGCGGTCGACGCACGGCAGGCCGACGAAATCGGCTTTCAGGTCAGGACGGGCCTTGCGGTCGTGGTCCTTGTCGATCAGCACAGCGGTGTGTACGGCTCGGGCACCGGCGTGTTTGCAGAAGTCGATGATCGCGCCCAGGGTGTGACCTTCGTCGAGGATGTCGTCGATGATCAGCACGTCGCGGTCGATGAACGAGACTTCAGGTTTGGCTTTCCAGAACAGGTCGCCGCCGCTGGTTTCGTTGCGATAGCGGGTGGCGTGCAGGTAGGACGCTTCCAGCGGAAACTGCAGATGGGTCAGCAGTTTGCCGGAAAAAATCAGCCCGCCGTTCATCACACAGAACACCACCGGGTTGCTCTCGGCCAGTTGTTCGTTGATTTGTGCACCGACGCGGGCAATGGCAGCCTCGACTTCAGCTTCGGTGTACAGGCAGTCAGCCTCTCGCATGATTTGACGGATATGCTCGAGATCAGCGGACATGGCGCTCTCCAAGGGGGGTCTGTTTCGGAAAAGCGGGCAAAGGTACGCATCCCGCACGGCCGAATCAAGCATTTGTGGACTAACGTTCTGTATGTCCTATAGGACATCACCCTCGGATAGATTAATCTAGGCCGGTTTTTTTGCCCGCCGCCGGAGCCTTTCCCCATGTCCATCCAAGAGATCCGCCATCCGCTGATCCGTCACAAACTTGGCCTTATGCGCCGTGCAGACATCAGCACCAAGAATTTCCGTGAGCTCGCTCAGGAAGTCGGTGCCCTGTTGACCTATGAAGCTACAAAAGACCTGCCGCTGGAAACCTACGATATCGAGGGTTGGTGCGGCACCGTGTCGGTCGAGAAAATCGCCGGCAAGAAAATTACCGTCGTGCCGATCCTGCGTGCCGGCATCGGCATGCTCGAAGGCGTGCTGAGCCTGATACCGGGCGCCAAGGTCAGCGCCGTCGGCGTTGCCCGTAACGAAGAAACCCTGCAGGCCCACACCTATCTGGAAAAGCTGGTTCCGGAAATCGACGAACGTCTCGCCATGATCATCGACCCGATGCTCGCCACCGGCAGCTCCATGGTTGCAACCATCGACCTGCTGAAGAAGGCCGGCTGCAAGGACATACGCGCGATGGTGCTGGTGGCCGCGCCGGAAGGCATTGCCGCTGTCGAGAAAGCTCACCCGGACGTGATCATCTACACCGCGTCCATCGATCAGAAACTCAACGAGCACGGTTACATCATTCCTGGGCTTGGCGATGCCGGTGACAAGATCTTCGGCACCAAGCAGAAGGACGCGTAACCATGCAGCAAGAGTTCAACGATCCGCTCTGGCGCACGGTACTGTCCGGCGCACAGATGCTGTTCGTGGCTTTCGGCGCCCTGGTGCTGATGCCGCTGATCACGGGTCTTGACCCGAACGTGGCACTGTTTACCGCAGGTCTGGGCACGATTCTGTTCCAGATTGTCACCGGGCGTCAGGTGCCGGTGTTTCTGGCGTCGAGCTTTGCCTTCATCACCCCGATCATTCTCGCCAAGGGCCAGTTCGGCCTCGCCGCGACCATGGGCGGCGTGATGGCGGCCGGTTTCGTCTACACCTTCCTTGGCCTGGCCGTGAAGATCAAAGGCACCGGCTTCATTGACCGTCTGCTGCCACCGGTAGTGATCGGTCCGGTGATCATCTCCATTGGCCTGGCCATGGCGCCGATTGCCGCGAACATGGCGATGGGCAAGGCCGGTGACGGTTCCGAGCTGATCCATTACCAGACCGCGATGATGATCTCGATGCCGGCGCTGCTGACCACGTTGATCGTGGCGGTGTTCGGCAAAGGCATCTTCCGCCTGGTGCCGATCATTTCCGGCGTGCTGGTGGGTTTCGCCATGTCCTTCTATTTCGGTGTCGTCGACACCGCGAAGATTGCGGCGGCCCCATGGTTTGCACTTCCTCATTTCACCGCGCCGGAGTTCAACTGGCAGGCGATCCTGTTCATCGTCCCGGTAGCTTTGGCCCCGGCGATCGAACACATCGGCGGCGTGATTGCGGTCGGCAGCGTGACCGGTCGCGACTACCTGAAGAAGCCTGGCCTGCATCGCACGCTGCTCGGTGACGGCATCGCCACCACGGCAGCCGGTCTGTTTGGCGGTCCGCCCAATACCACCTACGCCGAAGTGACTGGCGCGGTGATGCTGACCAAGAACTACAACCCGAAAATCATGACCTGGGCAGCGATCTTCGCCATCAGCCTGGCGTTCATCGGCAAGTTCGGCGCCCTGCTGCAAAGCATTCCGGTGCCGGTGATGGGCGGGATTCTGTGCCTGCTGTTCGGTTCGATCGCGGCGGTGGGGATGAACACCCTGATCCGTCACAAGATCGATCTGGGCGAAGCACGCAATCTGGTGATCGTTTCGGTGACCCTGGTGTTCGGTATCGGCGGTGTGCTGGTCGGTACCGGGACCGGTCCGGATGACTTCGGCCTCAAAGGCATCGCGCTGTGCGCGGTGGTGGCGATTGCGCTGAACCTGATCCTGCCGGGCAACGACAGCTGGAAACACAAGAAGGCGGATGAGCCGCTGATCTAAACTTTTAGATCTTCATCGCCTGACAGTCAGCCTTCGCGAGCAAGCCCGCTCCCACATTGAAATGCAATCAAATGTGGGAGCGGGCTTGCTCGCGAAGCTTTTGACTTTTAGAGGGCCAGTGGCGCCCGTTCACACAGCGTTGCCAACGCCTTCGCCCATTGCGGGTCATCGTTCAGGCACGGCACCAGCACCAACTCCTCCCCTCCCGCCTCGCGGAACTGTTCCTTGCCGCGATCGCCGATCTCTTCAAGGGTCTCGATGCAATCGGCGACAAACGCCGGGCACATCACCAGAATCTTCTTCACGCCGCTTTTGGCCAGTTCATCCAACCGCGCTTCAGTGTAGGGCTCGATCCATTTCGCCCGGCCCAGCCGCGACTGAAACGACACCGACCACTTGCCGTCCGGCAACCCCATGCGTTGCGCGAACAGCGCCGCCGTACGCAGGCACTGGGCGCGATAACAGGTGGCCAATACGGCAGCCGAGGCGTTCCTGCAGCAATCTTCATTCTTGAAGCAATGATTGCCGGTCGGGTCGAGTTTGGTCAGGTGCCGCTCCGGCAAACCGTGGAAGCTCAGCAACAGGTGATCGTAATCCTGTTGCAAATGCGGTTTGGCGCTCGCCACCAGCGCGTCGAGGTATTCCGGCTGATCGTAGAACGGCTGCAACACCGACAGCTGCACATCGAGCTTCTTCTCGCGCAGCACCCGCTTGGCTTCTTCAATCACCGTAGTGGTGGTGCTGTCGGCGAACTGTGGATAAAGCGGCGCGAGGGTGATGCGTTTGTGCCCCGCCGCGACCAGCTTCAACAGGCTAGTTTCAATCGACGGCTCGCCGTAACGCATGGCCAGCTCAACCGGGCCGTGAGTCCACTGCGCCTTCATCTGCTGTTGCAGGCGACGGCTGAGCACCACCAGCGGCGAGCCTTCGTCCCACCAGATCGAAGCGTAGGCATGGGCCGACTGCTCCGGGCGCTTGATCAGGATCAGTGACACCAGCAGACGCCGCACCGGCCAGGGCAGGTCGATCACGTACGGGTCCATCAGAAATTGATTGAGGTAGCTGCGCACGTCGGCCACCGAAGTGGAGGCCGGCGAACCCAGGTTGACCAGAAGCAAGGCGTGATCGGTCATGCAACGTCCTATTTCAGAGGCGGCTGGAGAGATCGTCCAGGGCCGCGCGTAAATCCGTGAACCGGAAGGTGAATCCGGCTTCCAGCAAGCGTGCCGGCGTGGCCCGCTGACCACCCAGCAACAGCAATGACATCTCGCCGAGCACGACCTTAAGGGCCAGCGCCGGCATCGGCATGAACGCCGGGCGATGCAGCACGCGGCCCAGCGTCTTGGCAAATTCGCGATTGCGCACAGGTTTCGGCGCGCACGCATTATAAGGACCACTCGCCTGATCGCGGTGCAGAAGAAAATCAATCAGGGCGATTTGATCGTCGATATGAATCCACGACATCCACTGCCGACCATTGCCCAAAGGCCCACCCAGCCCGAGTTTGAACGGCAGCAACAGGCGCGACAAAAAACCGCCCTCGGCCGACAGCACCAGCCCGGTTCGTACCAGTACCACACGAATGTCCATCGCTTCGGCGCGCTGCGCGGTTTCCTCCCAGGCAATGCACAACTGACTGGCGAAGTCATCGATCACCGGTGGCGATTGCTCGGTCAACTCACGCTCACCGC includes the following:
- a CDS encoding methyl-accepting chemotaxis protein: MTATAQDVARNATQAAQAASHADQAASQGMQIVRDTSNSIGVLAVEIGKAVDVVQTLAKDSENINAILIAIRGIAEQTNLLALNAAIEAARAGEQGRGFAVVADEVRNLAQKTQKATEEIQSMIQQLQQGTRDVVRVMEDSQNRTDESVQHAAKAAEALETITQAVSVINDMNTQIASAAEEQSAVADDINRNVINIGQVANEVAGGADESSSASADLTKLAEQQRRLINQFKV
- a CDS encoding IS481 family transposase, whose protein sequence is MSWEEVSTVQLRTEFVLLARQEGANVRQLCRRFNISPSTAYKWLSRFEKSGAEGLNNQSRRPKTSPKRCADEVEKQILTVSQEYAAWGARKLKRVLEDKGLAMPSVSTVHAVLQRHSRVDPKAAEIKPFIRFEHEAPNDLWQMDFKGHFSLSQGRCHPLTILDDHSRFSMCIAACANEQRDTVQEHLIRVFRRYGLPLRITMDNGSPWGDQTGVYTALEVWLMGQGIKVGHSRPYHPQTQGKLERFHRSLKSEVLQGRHFTDLNSAQQAFDIWRDVYNQKRPHQALDMQVPATRYGSSPREYQEQQMAPEYADGDVVRKVQVKGEIYWRNREYSIGKAFHGLSIAIRETAEDGIHDVYWSRHRIARIDLNLQIVTAGKRI
- a CDS encoding SOS response-associated peptidase is translated as MCGRYALFRWNRDFAALPGFPADQQAQWNISPNDSVLMLRAESDGQRTLARARWGLTPPWLTDLSRTPAHARAETVAEQPMFREALRLRRCLLPANGFYEWRGNVRKHPYWLTPGEGSSLFFAAIWEAYPVQEQVWLSTAVITQSAASQRRPLILDEAGQAAWLDPETPLHVLQGLLASEPAALRERVLANLVNDPKLNGPECLTPA
- a CDS encoding putative signal transducing protein — translated: MQRIYEPENLMEGEMLKGMLASEGIEAHLVGRDLLGGTGELPIFGLLGLSVENDQAEYARELISAYNAALPLPGDEPESFPGTLVC
- a CDS encoding CPXCG motif-containing cysteine-rich protein codes for the protein MLESALYECPYCGEEVETTVDLSAGDQTYIEDCQVCCRPITFVLQVHGEDWFLEVFSENE
- a CDS encoding 1-acyl-sn-glycerol-3-phosphate acyltransferase; this encodes MMGEFDAIRPYDDSEVPAVLARLLGDKAFLDILTHFRFPRFAGAFGWMLKPLIAHRLRREFADVTSVATLQDKVEFYVDHTIERATDGVTYTGVEQFKSGSAYLFIANHRDIVMDPAFVNYAVYHAGLPTPRIAIGDNLLQKPFVSDLMRLNKSFIVHRSITGRREKMAAYQLLSAYINHSIRNDCASIWIAQAEGRAKDGDDRTESAILKMFHMSRKDEPFGEVIQSLNLTPVSISYEYDPCDQAKARELYIRATTGTYSKAPGEDDVSIAKGITGYKGRVHVNFAAPITELFEDTKQLAVEMDKQILGGYRLFPVHYLAYAQWADADPQLNVPKAADVFGAEELAKAQKEWQSRLDACPEEHRPYLVLQYATPVRNQYRVKAGLPL
- a CDS encoding YajG family lipoprotein → MLQRLLFGLITVTSLTLVGCAHSPQQLSPEPKLTTQLAPVGHGQPVVVRVVDGRPSPTLGTRGGLYPETSAITVQREQILPKLQAQAEAAVRLLGFTPSNGAMNAPQLTVTLTELKYQSPKEGMYVTEATIGATFRSDVQNANRRYSGRYGASLDQRFGMAPNQETNTKLVSDVLSDALTRLFKDPTVGQILAE